The Chryseobacterium phocaeense genome includes the window AGAAAGGTGATGTGACGTCAGAGGGTTATATCTGGGGTGGAAATCTGTGTGTAGGCTACCGAAACAAAAACGGCTATGACTTTCTTTTTGGATTGTCAAAAACAGTAGACCGGAAAAATAAAGGTTACAATGAAACCATAAAGCAGAATATTGCCGGAATAAAAGTCATGGAAGGAAACACTTTAATTGATGAGGTATACTTTGACACAGGAAGGGGAGAGGAGCTGAGCTATGCCACATTCGCAATAGAAAGCGGACATAAGCTGCAAAATGTAGACCTGACCCTTAAAGCCATGGTTTCCGGAGAAGCGTGCGGAATTGCAAGCTACGATCAATATGTGCTATTTAAAGGTAAAAAATTAGTTGCTCTTCCACAGCTTACGAATGTAGGAGATGCAGATGTATACTATCATTCCGAAGAATTTGTATTTCCCAATGATAAAGGCGGAATTCCCAATGCTTTCATCTTTAAAATGGAAGAAATGGAGAAAGATGATAAGGACAGGGAAAAGAAAAAGCGTTCGTCCAAAACTTACCTTTGGGACGGAAATTCATATCGGTTGAAATAAATTTCTTACTAAAATATATCGCACCGCTGTATGAAAATACGGCGGTTTTTTTTTTGAATTTTTTTTTTTTTTTTTTTAGCTCCATAAATAACAAACCCAAATACAATTTTAATGATGCCACCCCTGAGTGCAGAAGTAAATACTGCCACTTCAAACCTGAACAGCACAATAGCAGCCAGTCCCAACGCAGCTCCCAAAACCCAGTAAATACGCAGACCATAGATGCTGGCAAATGTAAGGTAGCGCCCTCCAATGATCATCAGCATTCCCTGGAAAAACCATTCCGTTTTAGTTAAAGACAGGATATAAGCCAACGGAATACACATAATCATCCAAATCGTGCCTTCCATCGCAAGCCTGGCGAGGAGATTGTTTTTTTGATGTTCTCCTTTTATACCCATCAGTTTTCCCATTAATGCGGAGAGCGGAAATATCATTGCCCCTCCGATGAGCAGGGCCCAGATTCCTTTTTGCGGGGAATAAAAATTCACGATCAGGCCGGAAATCACCCAAATGATCCCGGAGACCAAAACGCCTGTTGAGCCATAGGCATAGCCGGTTTTCATATCCCGCTGGGAATCCTGAAGACTGCCCATATTTAAATTTTTATCTGTCATGATTAGCGTTTTTATAAAACATAAATATCAGAAAGTCTCATATGATGTGCAAGTTATGAATAGGAGTATCTATCAACGACTTGCTTTTAAATACATTGAAAAGATTTGTCATATGAAACACATACCTGTTCCTGTTTGGGACTGGTATTTCTAGGTGGAGATCTGCTTAGTCTTTCATTAAAATCGATGTTGCCGGCGCGTTTGTGTCCTTCTGCAAGTTCGCACGCAAAAGTCCGTCAGCTGGCTGACGGACTGTGTTGTGTTTTCAGAATCTTTAAGTATTACTGTTATGGTTTGAAAGAATTTATTTTTTTGTTTTCAAAATAGTGACATCCGATTGGAGTGATTTTACCATCTTCTCCAGATCATCGATAGTCTTTTGCTGTTCCTTTATCGCATTAACCAGAATCACGCAGACTTTAGAATAATCTACAGAAAGTAAGGAGTTTTCTTTTTCCTCTCCTGATACAAGTTCGGGAATAATAGTTTGTAATTCTTGTGCTATAAATCCTATATCTTTGGTTTTGGATTTTTTAAGAATATAATTGTGAGGCTGCATTTTCAGTACATCTTTTAGCCCGTATTGGTTCATATCGGTTATATTCTCCTTGATTCTTCTGTCTGAAAGACTGGAAGTAGATACTGCCCGAAGCTGTCCGTGGAAATCATATAGTGACTGAGTTATACCTGCAGAAGTCCCGGGATCCTGATCAAAAACAACTGCGTACTGATTGCCTTCAACAATTGCAGATCCATTTGAAGTATATCCCGGATAAATATTTAAAGTAGGATTTCCTGTTACATTGGTATTGGTTAATGAAAGCATTGGCGTATTCCCTGCACCGCTTCCGGCTACTGTAAGCCTTCCGGAGGTTGCCTGGGCTCCTATTCCCACCTTTCCATCCTGCTCAATTCTCATACGGGTCACATTTGTTAAAGTTCCGTTGGGTACCGTCCTGAACTCAAGACGGGATCCTGCGGCAGTAGCACTAAATGTCTCTGTAGCTTCAGAATATACTATAGGAACTCCGTTTATTATATCTGTTATAAAACCTGTTCCATTATTGCCAACAAAGGAAATGGCTCCTAAGCCGTCTCCGCTTACTACGGCTGCATTACTGGTAGGAGTTGTTGCCTTGTTTCTTCTCAATACAAGATATGCCGGTGATCCTGTCCCCGTTCCGGCAGTAGCTCTTTCGCTGATCATTCCTCCTGCTGCTGTAGTTACCACATGAAAGGCTGCAGTTGGTGTACTTGTTCCCACCCCGACATTTCCAG containing:
- a CDS encoding DUF7010 family protein yields the protein MTDKNLNMGSLQDSQRDMKTGYAYGSTGVLVSGIIWVISGLIVNFYSPQKGIWALLIGGAMIFPLSALMGKLMGIKGEHQKNNLLARLAMEGTIWMIMCIPLAYILSLTKTEWFFQGMLMIIGGRYLTFASIYGLRIYWVLGAALGLAAIVLFRFEVAVFTSALRGGIIKIVFGFVIYGAKKKKKKIQKKNRRIFIQRCDIF
- a CDS encoding SH3 domain-containing protein → MKSLLTVLFLMALQLFSAQEENEVYPDGVFSFEENKTQKIFTDWTRVRKDPDVQSELLDSLQTNQQVMILKKEEKVLRLGERGANWYKVSYQKGDVTSEGYIWGGNLCVGYRNKNGYDFLFGLSKTVDRKNKGYNETIKQNIAGIKVMEGNTLIDEVYFDTGRGEELSYATFAIESGHKLQNVDLTLKAMVSGEACGIASYDQYVLFKGKKLVALPQLTNVGDADVYYHSEEFVFPNDKGGIPNAFIFKMEEMEKDDKDREKKKRSSKTYLWDGNSYRLK